The Doryrhamphus excisus isolate RoL2022-K1 chromosome 18, RoL_Dexc_1.0, whole genome shotgun sequence genome contains a region encoding:
- the bysl gene encoding bystin isoform X2, producing MPKVKKNKRGVEKRGETDTLVDQILQADTIRAKDRVKSRDDRIETEDTYVDERLSRKILQQARIQQEELQNEYSLAPEKKKAPVTVLGSTSQDADADSDEEWPALGSAGDGDMVDTEVVVDPDDEKAIEMFMNKNPPMRRTLADIIMEKITEKQTEVGTVMSEVSGCPIQHLDPRVVEVYSGVRKVLSKYRSGKLPKAFKIIPALSNWEQILYLTEPETWTAAAMYQATRIFSSNLKERMAQRFYNLVLLPRIRDDIAEYKRLNFHLYSALKKALFKPGAWFKGILIPLCESGTCTLREAIIIGSILTKCSIPVLHSSQIRCSSDHQKFKSTAFKTGVSNSRHLARGTLV from the exons ATGccgaaagtgaaaaaaaacaaacgcggAGTCGAAAAGAGAGGGGAGACGGACACGCTAGTTGACCAGATCCTACAGGCGGACACTATCCGAGCTAAAGACCGAGTGAAGAGCAGGGACGATCGGATCGAAACCGAAGACACCTACGTGGACGAACGCTTGTCGCGGAAGATCTTGCAACAAGCCAGAATTCAACAGGAGGAACTTCAGAATGAATATAGCCTCGCACCAGAGAAGAAAAAAGCACCCGTTACAGTTCTCG GTTCCACGTCCCAGGATGCAGATGCAGATTCGGATGAAGAATGGCCGGCACTGGGATCTGCTGGTGATGGAGACATGGTCGACACTGAAGTCGTGGTCGACCCCGACGATGAGAAAGCCATCGAGATGTTCATGAATAAGAATCCCCCGATGAG ACGAACCCTAGCGGATATTATTATGGAAAAGATTACAGAGAAGCAAACCGAAGTCGGGACGGTGATGTCGGAAGTGTCCGGTTGTCCAATCCAACACCTTGACCCAAGAGTTGTAGAAGTCTACTCTGGTGTCAGAAAG GTCCTGTCCAAATATCGAAGCGGGAAGCTGCCAAAGGCTTTCAAAATCATACCAGCACTTTCAAACTGGGAACAGATCCTTTATTTGACTGAGCCTGAGACGTGGACTGCAGCTGCAATGTATCAAGCCACGAG GATCTTCTCGTCCAATCTGAAAGAGCGAATGGCTCAGAGATTTTACAACTTGGTGTTGCTGCCCAGGATTCGGGATGACATTGCAGAGTACAAGAGGCTCAACTTCCACCTCTACAGCGCTCTGAAGAAGGCCTTGTTTAAACCAGGAGCGTGGTTTAAAG GTATACTGATACCGCTGTGTGAATCAGGGACATGCACCCTCAGAGAGGCCATCATCATCGGAAGCATCCTCACAAAGTGTTCCATCCCTGTGCTCCACTCCAG tcaAATACGCTGTTCATCAGatcatcaaaagtttaagagcacagcctttaaaacaggggtctcaaactcacggcatttggcccgcgggacgctagtttga
- the bysl gene encoding bystin isoform X1 yields MPKVKKNKRGVEKRGETDTLVDQILQADTIRAKDRVKSRDDRIETEDTYVDERLSRKILQQARIQQEELQNEYSLAPEKKKAPVTVLGSTSQDADADSDEEWPALGSAGDGDMVDTEVVVDPDDEKAIEMFMNKNPPMRRTLADIIMEKITEKQTEVGTVMSEVSGCPIQHLDPRVVEVYSGVRKVLSKYRSGKLPKAFKIIPALSNWEQILYLTEPETWTAAAMYQATRIFSSNLKERMAQRFYNLVLLPRIRDDIAEYKRLNFHLYSALKKALFKPGAWFKGILIPLCESGTCTLREAIIIGSILTKCSIPVLHSSATMLKLAEMDYNGANSIFLRLLLDKKYALPFRVLDALVAHFLSFRSEKRELPVLWHQSLLALAQRYKADLALEQKEALLELLKIQTHPQVSAEIRRELQNSESRDVEIGLPVTLDMD; encoded by the exons ATGccgaaagtgaaaaaaaacaaacgcggAGTCGAAAAGAGAGGGGAGACGGACACGCTAGTTGACCAGATCCTACAGGCGGACACTATCCGAGCTAAAGACCGAGTGAAGAGCAGGGACGATCGGATCGAAACCGAAGACACCTACGTGGACGAACGCTTGTCGCGGAAGATCTTGCAACAAGCCAGAATTCAACAGGAGGAACTTCAGAATGAATATAGCCTCGCACCAGAGAAGAAAAAAGCACCCGTTACAGTTCTCG GTTCCACGTCCCAGGATGCAGATGCAGATTCGGATGAAGAATGGCCGGCACTGGGATCTGCTGGTGATGGAGACATGGTCGACACTGAAGTCGTGGTCGACCCCGACGATGAGAAAGCCATCGAGATGTTCATGAATAAGAATCCCCCGATGAG ACGAACCCTAGCGGATATTATTATGGAAAAGATTACAGAGAAGCAAACCGAAGTCGGGACGGTGATGTCGGAAGTGTCCGGTTGTCCAATCCAACACCTTGACCCAAGAGTTGTAGAAGTCTACTCTGGTGTCAGAAAG GTCCTGTCCAAATATCGAAGCGGGAAGCTGCCAAAGGCTTTCAAAATCATACCAGCACTTTCAAACTGGGAACAGATCCTTTATTTGACTGAGCCTGAGACGTGGACTGCAGCTGCAATGTATCAAGCCACGAG GATCTTCTCGTCCAATCTGAAAGAGCGAATGGCTCAGAGATTTTACAACTTGGTGTTGCTGCCCAGGATTCGGGATGACATTGCAGAGTACAAGAGGCTCAACTTCCACCTCTACAGCGCTCTGAAGAAGGCCTTGTTTAAACCAGGAGCGTGGTTTAAAG GTATACTGATACCGCTGTGTGAATCAGGGACATGCACCCTCAGAGAGGCCATCATCATCGGAAGCATCCTCACAAAGTGTTCCATCCCTGTGCTCCACTCCAG CGCCACGATGCTCAAGTTGGCAGAGATGGACTACAACGGCGCCAACAGCATTTTCCTGCGTCTGTTGCTCGACAAGAAATACGCCCTGCCTTTCCGTGTCCTCGATGCCCTGgtggctcacttcctgtccttccgCAGCGAAAAGCGCGAGCTTCCTGTGCTCTGGCATCAGAGCCTGCTCGCGCTGGCACAGCGCTACAAGGCCGACCTGGCCTTGGAACAGAAGGAGGCTCTGCTGGAGCTGCTCAAGATACAAACGCATCCTCAGGTCTCGGCGGAGATCCGCAGAGAACTGCAGAACTCCGAGTCGCGGGATGTTGAAATCGGGCTTCCTGTTACTCTTGATATGGACTGA
- the med20 gene encoding mediator of RNA polymerase II transcription subunit 20 isoform X1 has product MDWGKKISIMGVTCVCQVPVAEGKSIQQTVDTLHKKLEQLGAVKQGSFCVDCETYHATGSVSGQTSKLLYVMHNSETPLSCLALFENGPCLVADTNFDVLMVKLKSHFQNAKGHKVECRGSRYRYCDFLIKVGTVTMSSSARGISVEVEYCPCVVPGDCWKLMKEFMQSFLGSSVPELPSVFATKPEGIFAVSDCVDTMTQYLELFNKLRKLQIQSSNVR; this is encoded by the exons ATggactgggggaaaaaaatatcaataatggGGGTCACTTG TGTGTGCCAAGTGCCGGTGGCAGAGGGGAAGAGTATCCAGCAGACTGTGGACACCTTGCACAAGAAACTGGAGCAGTTGGGTGCTGTGAAACAGGGCAGCTTCTGTGTCGACTGTGAGACTTACCATGCAACTGGAAGTGTCAGCG GTCAGACCTCCAAGCTCCTGTACGTGATGCACAACTCTGAAACGCCACTGAGCTGCCTGGCTCTGTTCGAGAACGGTCCCTGCCTAGTCGCCGACACCAACTTTGATGTCCTCATGGTGAAGCTGAAGAGCCACTTCCAGAATGCAAAGGGCCACAAAGTGGAGTGTCGGGGGTCACGATACCGCTACTGTGACTTCTTGATTAAAGTCGGCACAGTCACCATGAGCTCCAGCGCCAGGGGGATATCAGTCGAG GTGGAGTATTGTCCCTGTGTGGTTCCAGGGGACTGCTGGAAACTTATGAAGGAGTTCATGCAGTCTTTCCTCGGCTCCAGTGTGCCAGAGCTTCCGTCTGTGTTTGCTACTAAGCCCGAAGGCATTTTCGCAGTGTCGGACTGCGTCGACACGATGACTCAGTACCTGGAGTTGTTCAACAAACTCCGTAAACTGCAAATCCAAAGCAGTAATGTGCGCTGA
- the usp49 gene encoding ubiquitin carboxyl-terminal hydrolase 49 produces the protein MDRCKHVVRLRLGHDHSILNPQKWHCVDCSTTDSVWACLKCSHVACGRFMEEHSLKHFHESHHPLAMEVRELDVFCFACGDYVLNDNAEGDLKLLRGALSTVRSTGRRSLRSSAWGACSHRFGESAPQPPMQLALRHRRKTLLAKMLQRWTSKYRQLQNERKEKLEEARRQKKEVKRRLMEELGSAPPRKSARLLTQAPRSTIALIPCKFRDPPERLPPPPPKKPSLLALSRKPPPNGRAAKLRRYYSAHSAARRRHAPGVTGLRNLGNTCYMNSILQVLSHLQKFRECFLTLDLCETEELLAKTNHSQGMKAVSGSVISSANAELTSTPVGKKETAPPPPPAAELVQPKETRCSTRQQMSLCHELHTLFRVMWSGRWSLVSPFAMLHSVWNLIPAFRGYDQQDAQEFLCELLDKVQQELDTEGSKRRIVIPITKRKLSKQVLKVLNTIFHGQLLSQVTCLSCKHKSNTVEPFWDLSLEFPERYHSINKGSTAYQRSCTLTEMLSKFTETESLEGRIYACNHCNKRRRKTSHKPLVLSEAHKQLLIYRLPQVLRLHLKRFRWSGRNHREKIGVHVAFDQVLNIKPYCCTGSGHAVHRGGYTYDLSAVVMHHGKGFGSGHYTAYCYNTEGGFWVHCNDSEMKVCSVEEVCNTQAYILFYTQRSA, from the exons ATGGATCGCTGTAAGCACGTGGTGCGCCTTCGCCTGGGCCACGACCACTCCATCCTCAATCCGCAGAAATGGCACTGCGTGGACTGCAGCACCACCGACTCGGTGTGGGCCTGCCTCAAGTGCTCCCACGTGGCCTGCGGACGTTTCATGGAGGAGCACTCGCTCAAACACTTCCACGAGTCCCACCACCCGCTGGCCATGGAGGTGCGCGAGCTGGACGTCTTCTGCTTCGCCTGCGGGGACTACGTACTCAACGACAACGCGGAGGGGGACCTCAAGCTCCTCCGGGGGGCTCTGTCCACTGTTCGGAGCACCGGTAGGCGCTCGCTGCGGTCCTCGGCTTGGGGGGCGTGTAGCCACCGTTTCGGGGAAAGCGCACCGCAGCCTCCGATGCAGCTCGCCTTGCGTCACAGGAGGAAGACGCTCCTTGCGAAGATGCTTCAGAGGTGGACGAGCAAATATCGGCAGCTCCAGAACGAGCGCAAAGAGAAGCTGGAGGAGGCGAGGAGACAAAAGAAGGAGGTGAAAAGGAGACTCATGGAAGAGTTGGGCAGCGCCCCACCCAGGAAGAGCGCAAGGCTTCTCACTCAGGCGCCACGTTCGACCATCGCGCTCATTCCTTGCAAGTTCCGCGACCCTCCGGAACGCCTACCTCCCCCGCCTCCTAAGAAGCCTTCCCTCCTCGCCTTGTCCAGGAAGCCCCCTCCCAACGGCAGAGCTGCTAAACTGAGGCGGTACTACTCGGCCCACTCTGCGGCTCGCCGCCGTCACGCTCCGGGCGTCACGGGTCTGCGCAACCTGGGGAACACGTGCTACATGAACTCCATCTTGCAGGTGCTCAGTCACCTGCAGAAATTCAGGGAGTGTTTTCTCACTTTGGACCTGTGCGAGACCGAGGAGCTGCTCGCCAAGACCAACCACTCGCAGGGGATGAAGGCGGTCTCGGGAAGCGTGATCAGCAGCGCTAACGCGGAGCTAACCTCAACTCcggtgggcaaaaaggagaccGCACCGCCTCCGCCTCCGGCTGCCGAGTTGGTGCAGCCCAAGGAGACGCGCTGCTCCACCCGCCAGCAGATGTCACTGTGCCACGAGTTGCATACGCTTTTCAGGGTCATGTGGTCGGGCCGCTGGTCTCTGGTGTCCCCCTTTGCCATGCTGCACTCCGTGTGGAACCTCATCCCGGCGTTCCGCGGTTACGACCAGCAGGACGCCCAGGAGTTCCTGTGCGAGCTGCTGGACAAGGTGCAGCAGGAGCTGGACACGGAGGGCTCCAAGCGCAGGATAGTCATCCCCATCACCAAGAGGAAGCTCTCCAAGCAGGTGCTCAAGGTTTTGAACACCATCTTTCACGGGCAGCTACTCAGCCAG GTGACGTGTCTGTCCTGCAAGCACAAGTCAAACACAGTTGAGCCATTCTGGGACTTGTCTCTGGAGTTTCCCGAGCGCTACCACAGCATAAACAAAGGCTCCACGGCGTACCAGCGCAGCTGCACCCTCACCGAAATGCTGTCCAAGTTTACTGAGACGGAATCGCTGGAAGGCAGGATTTATGCCTGCAACCACTGCAACA AAAGAAGACGGAAAACCTCCCATAAGCCTTTAGTTCTTTCAGAAGCCCATAAGCAGCTTCTGATCTACCGCTTACCTCAGGTTCTACGGCTGCACCTCAAGCGCTTCAG GTGGTCGGGGAGGAACCATCGGGAGAAAATCGGCGTCCACGTGGCCTTCGACCAGGTTCTGAATATCAAACCCTACTGCTGCACGGGCTCGGGTCACGCCGTCCACAGAGGCGGCTACACCTACGACCTGTCGGCCGTGGTCATGCATCACGGTAAAGGTTTCGGCTCAGGGCACTACACCGCATACTGCTACAACACAGAAGGAG
- the med20 gene encoding mediator of RNA polymerase II transcription subunit 20 isoform X4 — MEVTCVCQVPVAEGKSIQQTVDTLHKKLEQLGAVKQGSFCVDCETYHATGSVSGQTSKLLYVMHNSETPLSCLALFENGPCLVADTNFDVLMVKLKSHFQNAKGHKVECRGSRYRYCDFLIKVGTVTMSSSARGISVEVEYCPCVVPGDCWKLMKEFMQSFLGSSVPELPSVFATKPEGIFAVSDCVDTMTQYLELFNKLRKLQIQSSNVR; from the exons atggAGGTCACTTG TGTGTGCCAAGTGCCGGTGGCAGAGGGGAAGAGTATCCAGCAGACTGTGGACACCTTGCACAAGAAACTGGAGCAGTTGGGTGCTGTGAAACAGGGCAGCTTCTGTGTCGACTGTGAGACTTACCATGCAACTGGAAGTGTCAGCG GTCAGACCTCCAAGCTCCTGTACGTGATGCACAACTCTGAAACGCCACTGAGCTGCCTGGCTCTGTTCGAGAACGGTCCCTGCCTAGTCGCCGACACCAACTTTGATGTCCTCATGGTGAAGCTGAAGAGCCACTTCCAGAATGCAAAGGGCCACAAAGTGGAGTGTCGGGGGTCACGATACCGCTACTGTGACTTCTTGATTAAAGTCGGCACAGTCACCATGAGCTCCAGCGCCAGGGGGATATCAGTCGAG GTGGAGTATTGTCCCTGTGTGGTTCCAGGGGACTGCTGGAAACTTATGAAGGAGTTCATGCAGTCTTTCCTCGGCTCCAGTGTGCCAGAGCTTCCGTCTGTGTTTGCTACTAAGCCCGAAGGCATTTTCGCAGTGTCGGACTGCGTCGACACGATGACTCAGTACCTGGAGTTGTTCAACAAACTCCGTAAACTGCAAATCCAAAGCAGTAATGTGCGCTGA
- the med20 gene encoding mediator of RNA polymerase II transcription subunit 20 isoform X2, which yields MGVTCVCQVPVAEGKSIQQTVDTLHKKLEQLGAVKQGSFCVDCETYHATGSVSGQTSKLLYVMHNSETPLSCLALFENGPCLVADTNFDVLMVKLKSHFQNAKGHKVECRGSRYRYCDFLIKVGTVTMSSSARGISVEVEYCPCVVPGDCWKLMKEFMQSFLGSSVPELPSVFATKPEGIFAVSDCVDTMTQYLELFNKLRKLQIQSSNVR from the exons atgggGGTCACTTG TGTGTGCCAAGTGCCGGTGGCAGAGGGGAAGAGTATCCAGCAGACTGTGGACACCTTGCACAAGAAACTGGAGCAGTTGGGTGCTGTGAAACAGGGCAGCTTCTGTGTCGACTGTGAGACTTACCATGCAACTGGAAGTGTCAGCG GTCAGACCTCCAAGCTCCTGTACGTGATGCACAACTCTGAAACGCCACTGAGCTGCCTGGCTCTGTTCGAGAACGGTCCCTGCCTAGTCGCCGACACCAACTTTGATGTCCTCATGGTGAAGCTGAAGAGCCACTTCCAGAATGCAAAGGGCCACAAAGTGGAGTGTCGGGGGTCACGATACCGCTACTGTGACTTCTTGATTAAAGTCGGCACAGTCACCATGAGCTCCAGCGCCAGGGGGATATCAGTCGAG GTGGAGTATTGTCCCTGTGTGGTTCCAGGGGACTGCTGGAAACTTATGAAGGAGTTCATGCAGTCTTTCCTCGGCTCCAGTGTGCCAGAGCTTCCGTCTGTGTTTGCTACTAAGCCCGAAGGCATTTTCGCAGTGTCGGACTGCGTCGACACGATGACTCAGTACCTGGAGTTGTTCAACAAACTCCGTAAACTGCAAATCCAAAGCAGTAATGTGCGCTGA
- the med20 gene encoding mediator of RNA polymerase II transcription subunit 20 isoform X3, translated as MGVTCVCQVPVAEGKSIQQTVDTLHKKLEQLGAVKQGSFCVDCETYHATGSVSGQTSKLLYVMHNSETPLSCLALFENGPCLVADTNFDVLMVKLKSHFQNAKGHKVECRGSRYRYCDFLIKVGTVTMSSSARGISVEVEYCPCVVPGDCWKLMKEFMQSFLGSSVPELPSVFATKPEGIFAVSDCVDTMTQYLELFNKLRKLQIQSSNVR; from the exons atggGGGTCACTTG TGTGTGCCAAGTGCCGGTGGCAGAGGGGAAGAGTATCCAGCAGACTGTGGACACCTTGCACAAGAAACTGGAGCAGTTGGGTGCTGTGAAACAGGGCAGCTTCTGTGTCGACTGTGAGACTTACCATGCAACTGGAAGTGTCAGCG GTCAGACCTCCAAGCTCCTGTACGTGATGCACAACTCTGAAACGCCACTGAGCTGCCTGGCTCTGTTCGAGAACGGTCCCTGCCTAGTCGCCGACACCAACTTTGATGTCCTCATGGTGAAGCTGAAGAGCCACTTCCAGAATGCAAAGGGCCACAAAGTGGAGTGTCGGGGGTCACGATACCGCTACTGTGACTTCTTGATTAAAGTCGGCACAGTCACCATGAGCTCCAGCGCCAGGGGGATATCAGTCGAG GTGGAGTATTGTCCCTGTGTGGTTCCAGGGGACTGCTGGAAACTTATGAAGGAGTTCATGCAGTCTTTCCTCGGCTCCAGTGTGCCAGAGCTTCCGTCTGTGTTTGCTACTAAGCCCGAAGGCATTTTCGCAGTGTCGGACTGCGTCGACACGATGACTCAGTACCTGGAGTTGTTCAACAAACTCCGTAAACTGCAAATCCAAAGCAGTAATGTGCGCTGA